A region of Faecalibacterium taiwanense DNA encodes the following proteins:
- a CDS encoding MFS transporter → MKHEKFKVTPLERSWILYDVGNSAFVLMIATLVPIFFNALAEAGGLSPVNYLAYWGYASSVVTVITAVLGPILGTLADTRGFKKPIFMLCLFVGVAGCCAMGLATTWLPFLIIFILAKIGFSGSLVFYDSMLGDVTTPERMDVVSSQGYAWGYIGSCVPFVVCLALVLGSGAIGLSQMTALSVALLITAVWWLGTTLPLLRNYKQINYVEVEQHAIRQSFVRIGHTLKHLREDKQVFWFLLAFFCYIDGVYTIIDMATAYGTALGLETTGLLLALLVTQIVAFPSALIFGRLSAKYPSSQLIPVCIAAYTGIAVFAFFLTSQWQFWVLAVLVGMFQGGVQALSRSHFAKIIPAEKSGEYFGLFDICGKGASFLGTMIVSVGSQLTGSANVGIGMLALLFAVGFVLFRVSCRTEGAKQV, encoded by the coding sequence ATGAAACATGAAAAATTCAAGGTGACCCCGCTGGAGCGGTCATGGATCCTGTACGATGTGGGCAACTCGGCCTTTGTGCTGATGATCGCCACACTGGTGCCCATTTTCTTTAATGCGCTGGCCGAGGCCGGGGGATTGAGTCCGGTGAACTATCTGGCCTACTGGGGCTATGCAAGCTCGGTGGTCACGGTGATCACGGCAGTGCTGGGGCCGATTTTGGGCACGCTGGCCGATACCAGAGGCTTTAAAAAGCCCATCTTCATGCTCTGCCTGTTCGTGGGCGTGGCAGGCTGCTGTGCTATGGGCCTTGCCACTACATGGCTGCCGTTCCTGATTATCTTCATCCTTGCAAAGATCGGCTTTTCGGGCAGTCTGGTGTTCTACGATTCCATGCTGGGCGATGTGACCACCCCGGAACGCATGGATGTTGTGTCTTCGCAGGGCTATGCATGGGGCTACATTGGCAGCTGCGTGCCCTTTGTGGTGTGTCTGGCGCTGGTGCTGGGCAGCGGGGCCATCGGCCTGAGCCAGATGACCGCCCTTTCCGTGGCGCTGCTCATCACCGCTGTGTGGTGGCTGGGCACCACCCTGCCGCTGCTGCGGAACTATAAGCAGATCAACTATGTGGAGGTAGAGCAGCACGCCATCCGGCAGAGCTTTGTGCGCATCGGCCACACCCTCAAGCATCTGCGCGAGGATAAGCAGGTGTTCTGGTTCCTGCTGGCCTTCTTCTGCTACATCGACGGCGTGTATACCATCATCGATATGGCCACCGCCTACGGCACGGCACTGGGGCTGGAGACCACCGGCCTTTTGCTGGCCCTGCTGGTAACGCAGATCGTAGCCTTCCCTTCGGCGCTGATCTTTGGTCGGCTGAGCGCAAAATATCCGTCCAGCCAGCTTATCCCGGTCTGCATCGCAGCCTACACCGGCATTGCGGTGTTTGCCTTCTTCCTGACCAGCCAGTGGCAGTTCTGGGTACTGGCCGTGCTGGTGGGCATGTTCCAGGGCGGCGTGCAGGCACTGAGCCGCAGCCACTTTGCCAAGATCATCCCGGCTGAAAAATCCGGCGAATACTTTGGCCTGTTCGACATCTGCGGCAAGGGTGCGTCCTTCCTTGGCACCATGATCGTGAGCGTGGGCAGCCAGCTGACCGGCAGCGCCAATGTGGGCATTGGGATGCTGGCGCTGCTGTTTGCAGTGGGCTTTGTGCTGTTCCGGGTGTCCTGCCGGACTGAGGGTGCAAAACAGGTGTAA
- a CDS encoding zinc dependent phospholipase C family protein, translating to MPSTYAHRRFGTNVLEHLPDELRAQLEQNRELYDIGLHGPDLLFYYHAAKSNPVGALGNAMHEEPGRVFFDRARRVVHCEADRDAALAYALGFVCHFALDSTCHPYVEQFTRESGVTHCEIETEFDNMLLRRDGYDPLKFFTASHIHPSEQNAKAIAPFYEGISEQVALDSLKGMISVHRLLQASNPVKRWVVLTGMKVVGKYDMLHGLVADPQPNPKCVESGKRLEELYAQALPLAETLILEFVAKLDTDQPLSKAFDHTFGEF from the coding sequence ATGCCGTCAACTTATGCACACCGCCGCTTTGGCACCAATGTGCTGGAACATCTGCCGGATGAACTGCGTGCTCAGCTGGAACAGAACCGTGAGCTTTACGATATCGGCCTGCACGGGCCGGACCTGCTGTTTTATTACCATGCTGCCAAGTCCAACCCGGTGGGTGCATTGGGCAACGCCATGCACGAGGAGCCGGGGCGGGTCTTTTTTGACCGGGCGCGCAGGGTGGTGCACTGTGAGGCAGACCGGGATGCTGCACTGGCCTATGCACTGGGCTTTGTGTGCCACTTTGCGCTGGACAGCACCTGCCACCCGTATGTGGAGCAGTTCACCCGGGAAAGCGGTGTGACCCACTGCGAGATCGAGACCGAGTTTGACAACATGCTGCTGCGCCGGGACGGATACGACCCGCTGAAGTTTTTCACAGCCAGCCATATCCATCCGTCGGAACAGAATGCAAAGGCGATCGCGCCCTTTTACGAGGGCATCTCGGAGCAGGTGGCGCTGGACTCGCTCAAGGGCATGATCTCAGTGCACAGGCTGCTGCAGGCATCCAATCCTGTCAAGCGATGGGTGGTGCTGACCGGCATGAAGGTGGTGGGCAAATACGACATGCTGCACGGCCTTGTGGCAGATCCGCAGCCGAACCCGAAGTGCGTGGAGAGCGGCAAGCGGCTGGAAGAACTGTATGCGCAGGCGCTTCCGCTGGCAGAAACGCTGATCCTGGAGTTTGTGGCAAAGCTGGACACGGACCAGCCCCTGAGCAAGGCCTTTGACCACACCTTCGGGGAGTTCTGA
- a CDS encoding NAD(P)H-dependent glycerol-3-phosphate dehydrogenase yields MALARMLCVSGNDVQVWSALPAEVENLSATRVHPNLPGMKIPEELQFTKSIEEVCTGKDVLLFAVPSVFVRSTTAKARPYIPDGQILVDVAKGMEPDTLYTMTEVIADELNREGGPKGVKLVALSGPTHAEEVALDLPTTIVSACPDEAAAEYVQDVFSNTCMRVYTNADIKGVELSGALKNVIALGVGISTGLGYGDNARAALITRGIAEIARLGVAMGCNIHTFAGLAGIGDLIVTATSMHSRNNRAGILIGKGKSPEQAVKEVGMVVEGINALPAAMELAAKYNVEMPIVQTVNAIVKEGMSASDALRTLMDRNRKNEMPQGYEKV; encoded by the coding sequence ATGGCTCTGGCACGGATGCTGTGTGTCAGCGGCAATGATGTGCAGGTGTGGTCGGCGCTTCCGGCTGAGGTGGAGAACCTTTCCGCTACGCGGGTGCACCCCAATCTGCCGGGCATGAAGATCCCGGAAGAGCTGCAGTTTACCAAGAGCATTGAGGAAGTGTGCACCGGCAAGGACGTGCTGCTGTTTGCAGTGCCGTCGGTATTTGTGCGCTCCACCACGGCAAAGGCCCGGCCTTACATCCCGGACGGCCAGATCCTTGTGGACGTTGCAAAGGGCATGGAGCCGGACACCTTATATACCATGACCGAGGTCATCGCCGACGAGCTGAACCGTGAGGGCGGCCCCAAAGGGGTAAAGCTGGTAGCGCTCTCCGGTCCCACCCACGCCGAAGAGGTGGCGCTGGATCTGCCCACCACCATCGTTTCGGCCTGCCCGGATGAAGCCGCTGCCGAGTATGTGCAGGATGTGTTCAGCAACACCTGTATGCGTGTGTACACCAACGCCGACATCAAGGGCGTGGAGCTGAGCGGCGCGCTGAAGAATGTGATTGCGCTGGGTGTTGGCATCTCCACCGGCCTTGGCTACGGCGACAACGCCCGCGCAGCCCTCATCACCCGCGGCATTGCCGAGATCGCCCGGCTGGGCGTGGCCATGGGCTGCAACATCCACACCTTTGCGGGTCTGGCCGGTATCGGCGACCTGATCGTGACGGCGACCAGTATGCACAGCCGCAACAATCGTGCGGGCATTCTGATCGGCAAGGGCAAAAGCCCGGAGCAGGCCGTGAAGGAGGTCGGCATGGTGGTGGAGGGCATCAATGCACTGCCTGCCGCTATGGAGCTGGCAGCAAAGTACAATGTGGAAATGCCCATTGTGCAGACGGTGAACGCCATCGTGAAGGAGGGCATGAGCGCCAGCGACGCGCTGCGCACCCTGATGGACCGCAACCGGAAGAACGAGATGCCGCAGGGCTACGAAAAAGTCTGA